The Coregonus clupeaformis isolate EN_2021a unplaced genomic scaffold, ASM2061545v1 scaf2236, whole genome shotgun sequence genomic sequence ctgctgtcctgcagtttgtgttaaaatatatcgcgatggttacaggaaaatgaaaaaagtatggcacagccccaccgagaatatttttcaccagccgccactgctgaTGACACTCTGTTATCCGGATTTCGTTTCCCTGTTGCGCCCGAACCCCAACCAAACCTCATATTCTGATTCGGCAGAGTATGCCTTTGGAGGATAAGCTTGGCAACAAGGGCTTATCGTTCACTCCGATGGGGATAGAGGATAACAACACGAGGAACGGCCTGTCGGATCAATGGGCCGATAGCATGGTGGTTCGGCCCCGGACCACGGAGCGGAGCATCACCGTCCACAAGAAACTGGTCCTGGGGTTTGCCATCTCCATCCTCACGCTCATCGTCGTCACGGCCATCGCGGTTCTCCTCAGCGTCCGGTTCGAGGAGTGCGCCGGGGAGAGCACTCACGAGCGGGCAACGGCTCTAACGCCAAGTTCAACGGGTCACGGGATGGAAACGGGAACCACAAAGATGAGGAAGCCCAGCCGTGGCGACACCTCCGGTTACCGACGTCTCTCCGGCCCCGGCACTACGACCTGCGTCTCTCAGTGTACATGGATAACTTTACTTTCTCCGGGGAAGTGAACATTGAATTCGAGTGTGTGAACTCTACCAAGTTCATAGTGCTTCACACCGACCGCCTCGAGGTGGAGAAAGTGGCGGTTTACTCGGACAACAAAAAACCCGGCGTCATGAGAATCCACCGCCAGTTCCACTACCGAGCCAACCAGGTTTATGTGATCGCTTTACACAGGGAACTAAAGCCCACGAGGACGTATAAAGTAAACATTACTTTCGAGGCTCAAATAGAAAGCGAACTCCTGGGATTTTTCCGCAGCTCATATATGCTGCAGGGAGAGAGAAGGTAACCATTTACATTACAGTTACGCTATGCATCCACACCCCACATGGCATGATGTGTGAGTTAGCAGTGTGTCTGTAGCCTGTACCGTCCACTAACCGTGTTTTTTCCCCCAATAAAAATGAAACGGATTAGCCATTATATTACAAAGTAGCCTTTTGATTTTAAACACGTTTTATGCTGTCATGTCTGGCTCTCAACCCAAGTGCCTACTTCAAAGCGGTGTGTGATGCTGTCATCAAAGCAGTGTGTGACGCTGTTAGCTGAACTCTTGAGTCTCTCAGTAATGCCAACGCGTTTTGGCCTTCTAACCCCTTTTTAAACATTTGTTCTGCATCCGCTGATACCAACCACTAGTATGTGTGATTAATGAGGGCTGAGAT encodes the following:
- the LOC123488374 gene encoding thyrotropin-releasing hormone-degrading ectoenzyme-like; this translates as MGIEDNNTRNGLSDQWADSMVVRPRTTERSITVHKKLRPVRGVRRGEHSRAGNGSNAKFNGSRDGNGNHKDEEAQPWRHLRLPTSLRPRHYDLRLSVYMDNFTFSGEVNIEFECVNSTKFIVLHTDRLEVEKVAVYSDNKKPGVMRIHRQFHYRANQVYVIALHRELKPTRTYKVNITFEAQIESELLGFFRSSYMLQGERRYMAVTQFSPTHARKAFPCFDEPIYKATFRVILRHDASYLSLSNMPVEASISDDDGWVTNHFSRTPRMSTYYLAWAVCNFTYREVTTDSGVVVSYTTDPPNPNLTPYPKPGHSVKVTLSTSASLGTSTSPSPRAAPFIKVEVIHHNHRPRW